Genomic DNA from Amycolatopsis alba DSM 44262:
GGAGCGGGTCAACGAACTGATCGACGCGCAACCGGACGTCGTCGACAGCCCGGACGCGCGGCCGCTGCCCGAAGGCCCGCTCGGCGTCCGGCTGGAGGACGTCTCCTTCGGCTACACGCGGTCGGATCCCGTGCTCGACGGTCTCACCCTGGAGGCCCTGCCGGGCGAAACACTCGCGCTGGTCGGCACGGCCGGTTCGGGCAAGTCGACGATCTCCCTGCTGCTGCCCCGGTTCTACGACGTGCACAGCGGTTCGGTCCAGGTCGGCGAACTCGACGTCCGCGACGTCCGGCAACACGATCTGCGCAGCGTGATCGGCGTGGTCTTCGAAGAGGCGTTCCTCTTCTCCTCGTCGGTGCGCGACAACATCGCCTACGGCAGGCCGGACGCGAGCGACGAGGAGATCCGCGCGGCCGCGCGGGCGGCGGAGGCGGACGAGTTCATCCAGCGTCTCCCCCAGGGCTACGAAACGCTCGTCGGCGAGCGCGGCCTCACCCTGTCGGGCGGCCAGCGGCAGCGACTCGGCCTGGCCAGGGCGCTGATGACCGACCCGCGTGTGCTGGTCCTCGACGACGCGACGTCCGCCATCGACACGGTCACCGAGGCGGCGATCCACGACACTCTGCGCTCGGTCACCGCGAGCCGCACGACCCTGCTGATCGCGCACCGCCGCTCCACGCTCGCCCTCGCCGACCGGATCGCCGTGCTGGACAAGGGCAGGGTCGTCGACGTCGGCACCGAGGAAGAACTGCTCGCGCGCTGCCCGCTGTTCCGCGAGCTCGTCGCGGGACCGGGTGACGACGTCGAAGAACCGCATCGCTGCGAAGGTCTCGACTGTGGTCCCGCGGGCATCACCCCGGCCCTGTGGCCGGAGCAGGACAAGGCCGACGAGCTGGCGGGCGAACGGAAGGACACCGGCGGCGAGTGGGACGTCAACCTGCCGCCGAGCGAGGAACTCATCGAAGGCGTCCGGAAACTGCCGCCCGCGACGGACGTCCCGCGCCTGCCGGGCACCGACGTCACCGCGCCCGAACCGAAGTTCCGCCTCGGCCGCCTGCTGAAACCGGTGCGCGGCCCGCTCGCCGTGGTGATCGGCCTGGTCGCGGCGGACGCGCTGGCCACCATCGCGATGCCCGCGCTGTACCAGCACGGCATCGACAACGGGGTGCGCGCCGGAGCGGAGGCGGTGATCTGGCTGGCCGCCGGGATCGGCGCGCTGGTGATCCTCGCGGACTGGCTCGTGGTCTATCTCCAGACCAAGATGACCGCGCGGGTCGGCGAGACGGTGCTGTATTCGCTGCGCGTCCGCAGTTACGCCCATCTGCAACGGCTCGGGCTCGACTTCTACGAACGCGAACTGTCCGGGAAGATCATGACCCGGATGACGACCGACGTCGACGCGCTCTCGACGTTCCTGCAGACCGGTGTCGCGCAAGCGGTGGTGAGCGCGTTGACCCTGGTCGGGATCGCGGCGGCGTTGATGATCACCGATATCGGGCTGGCGGCGTACGCGCTCGCGGTGCTGCCGATCCTCGTCGTGGCGACGGTGATCTTCCGCCGGGCGTCGTCCAAGGCGTACACCGAAGCACGGGAACGGGTCAGCGTCGTCAACGCGGACATGCAGGAGAACGTGAACGGGCTGCGGGTCGCGCAGGCGTACACGCGCGAGGAGCGCACGGCGGAGAAGTTCGCCTCCCGCAGCGACGAGTACCGGCGTTCGCGACTTCGCGCCCAGCGTCTTGTCGCGACGTACTTCCCTTTCGCCGCGATGCTTTCCGGGCTGGCCGAGGTGGTCGTGCTGATCGTCGGCGCGAACCGGGTCGCGGCTGGCACACTGTCGGCCGGTGTGCTGGTGGCGTTCTTGTTGTACCTTGGCCAGTTCTTCTCGCCGATCCAGCAGCTGTCCTCGGTGTTCGACGGCTACCAGCAGGCTCGGGTCGGCCTGTCGCGCATCGGCGATCTCCTGCGCACGCCGACTTCCGTTCCAGAGGCGGAAAAACCTGTCGCGGTCCCGGAGCGACTACGGGGCGAGGTCTCCTTCAAGGATGTCGATTTCGCTTACACCGCAACGGATGAGCCCGCTCTGACCCAACTGTCGCTGGAGGTCGCGCCCGGCGAGACCGTCGCCTTGGTCGGCGCGACGGGCGCCGGGAAATCGACGGCCGTGAAGCTCGTCGCGCGGTTCTACGACGCGACAGGCGGTGTGGTCCGGATCGACGGAACCGACATCCGTGAATACGATCTGGCCGCCTTGCGCACACGGATGGGCGTGGTACCACAGGAAGCACATCTGTTCTCGGGAACCGTCGCGGACAATGTGCGCTACGGCAGGCCTTCCGCGACCGACGCGGAGGTCGAGGAGGCGGTCCGTTCCGTCGGCGCGCTCGACGGTGTCGCCGCGCTCCCGGCCGGTTTCCACCAGCCCGTCGGCGAACGCGGACGGTCGCTTTCGGCCGGGCAGCGGCAACTCGTCGCCCTCGCCCGCGCCGAACTCGTGGACCCGGACGTCCTCCTGCTCGACGAGGCGACCGCGGCACTCGACCCGTCCACCGAAGCCGCCGTCCTGCGCGCGACGGAACAACTCTCTCGACGCCGCACGACTTTCGTGGTCGCGCACCGCCTCGCCACCGCCGCCAAGGCGGACCGGATCGTCGTGCTGGACCACGGCCGGATCATCGAACAGGGCACCCACGCGGAACTGGTCGCCGCCGGTGGCCACTACGCGCGCCTGTGGTCCTTGGGCTGAACGGATCTTTCGCCGGGTCCGCGGCCAGGACGGAGACGTGACTCGCGTGATCAGACGCCGAACTCACGTGTACGGCGTCTGATCACGCGAGATCCGTGTCCAAGCACGCGAGATCCGTGCCTGATCACGCGAGTTCGCTGCCGCGTCACGACCACTGGGGCCTGGTGGAGCTGGTATTGCGAAAGCCACCTTCGCGCCGCTTGGGCGGGAAGGGCAAGGTGCCGCGTGTCCCGAGCGCCCCGCACGGGACGCTCATCGTCTCGAGCGTGGCGCTCGGGACTCTCGTTCGCAGCCGCCATGCCTTGACGGGCAAGGGAATTTCGGTCGCGTCCGGGCACCGCACCTGTCACGCTGAGCGGCAAATGAAAGAAGAGATCCCGGCGCGGCAGATCCGCGCCGTCCACACCGAGACCACGATCCGCGTCTATCAGGCGTACTCGGCGGCCATCGCCGACGCCGCCCTGAAGGCGGGCACGTTCGTGCCGCCGTTCAAACGCGAACGCATGACCTGGATCAAGCCGTCCTTCCTCTGGATGGCGTACCGCTGCGGCTGGGCCGCGAAGCCCGGCCAAGAGCGCGTGCTCGCCCTCGACATCACTCGCGAGGGCTTCGCCTGGGCGCTCGGACACGCGGCACTCAGCCACTACGACCGCGACGTCCACCCCGACCAGAAGGCGTGGCGGAACGAGGTCAAGACCAGTCCGGTCCGCATCCAGTGGGATCCGGAGCGCAGCGTCCGGCTCGGCCCCCTGAAGCACCGCTCGCTCCAGATGGGACTGAGCGGCGAGGCCGTCGATCGCTATGTCGACAAATGGATCACCGCTGTCACCGACGTGACCCCGGTCATGCGTGAGATTGGCGCCTTGGTCGCGGCGAACCGCATCGAAGACGCCGAAGCGCTGCTACCGGCGGAGCGCCCGTACCCCGGCTAAGGCCGCCACTTGAGGCCGCTCATCCCGGCGACCTCCAGGTCCCGTTCCGAAGCCCACCGGAAGGTCCCCGGCCGGACGTGCACCCCGGCCGTCACCGCCCAGTCCGGCTCGTCGGGCTCGACGTGCTCCATCTCCTTGAAGTCGGCGAGCGTCGGCCACACCGCGGAGCACGAATCGCACATCAAGACGACCTTGCCGGACTCGGTGACCAGCGGGCGCACGCGCCCCTCGTCCCAGAACGACGGGCACTCGTCCAGCCACATCGGCTGCCACCACCTCTCGGGCGATCGGCGGCCGGCACGACACCGGCCGCATCCTCCACCGAGCAAAACCGTCTGACGTGAACTCCAGGCTGTCCCGACACGACGAACCAGTCAATCTTTCCCGACAAAACAGCGACCTGATCTGCACATACAGCGAAACGACAGCAAAGGTCCCCCGCTCCCCCGGCCGGTCGGCGGGGTGCCGGGGTTTCGATCTCTTGATCGAGACAGTGACCCATCGCCTAGTGCGCCACGCCTCACACAGGCCAGTTCCATCACACGGCCGCCACCGAGGGGGTTAGCCTGGTAGGCGCATCAGCGGTGTTCAAGATCTCGAGACGGATAGAGGCGAGTCCAAGCCGTGTCCAGCAGCAGCCCTGCGTCACAATTCGGCCCCAACGAGTGGGTCGTCGAGGAAATGTACGACCAGTTCCTCGCCGACCCCACCTCAGTCGATGCCGCCTGGCACGACTTCTTCGCGGACTTCAAGCCAACGCAGGACGCGCAGACGAAGGCTGACGACGCACGTCAGACCTCAGCGGAGACCGTCAAGGAGGGCGCGGGCGCCAACGGCCAGGCCGCCAAGCCGACGCCGCAGACGGTCCGCAACGCCGAGTCCACCGCGAAGCAGACCGCCCCGGCGAAGGCCGCACCCAAGGCAGCGGCGAAGCCCGCTCCGAAGGCCGCCGCGCCGAAGGTCGCCGAGAAGGCTCCCGCCAAGGCCGCCGAGAAGGACGCCGAGCCGGAGTCGAAGCAGCTCCGCGGCGCCGCGGCGGCGATCGCGAAGAACATGGACGCCTCGCTGTCCGTGCCGACGGCGACGAGTGTGCGCGCGGTCCCGGCGAAGCTGATGGCCGACAACCGCATCGTCATCAACAACCACCTCAAGCGCACGCGCGGCGGCAAGATCTCCTTCACGCACCTCATCGGGTACGCGATGGTCCGCGCGCTGAAGAACTTCCCGAACATGAACCGGCACTACCAGCTGATCGACGGGAAGCCGTTCGCGATCACGCCGGAGCACGTGAACTTCGGTCTCGCGATCGACATGAAGGGCAAGGAAGGTTCCCGCACGCTCGTCGTGGCCTCCATCAAGGCCACCGAGAACATGACCTTCATGCAGTTCTGGCAGGCCTACGAGGAGATCGTCAAGAAGGCCCGCAACGGCAAGCTGACCGCGGACGACTTCGCGGGCACCACGATCTCGCTGACCAACCCCGGCGGCATCGGCACCAACCACTCGGTGCCGCGCCTGCAGGCCGGTCAGGGCGCGATCATCGGCGTCGGCGCCATGCAGTACCCGGCGCACTTCGAGGGCACCAGCGAGAAGGCCCTGGTCGACCTCGGCGTGTCGAAGATCATGACGCTGACCTCGACTTATGACCACCGCATCATCCAGGGCGCGGAGTCGGGCGAGTTCCTCAAGCGCATCCACGAACTGCTGCTGGGCGAAGAGGGCTTCTACGACGACGTCTTCACCAGCCTGCGCCTGCCCTACGAGCCGATCCGCTGGGTCGCCGACATCCCGGACGGCCCGGTCGACAAGACCGCGCGCGTGATCGAGCTGATCGACGCCTTCCGCATGCGCGGTCACCTGATGGCCGACACCGACCCGCTGAACTACCGGCAGCGCAGCCACGCCGACCTCGACGTCCTCTCCCACGGCCTGACGCTGTGGGACCTGGACCGCGAGTTCCCGGTCGGCGGTTTCGCCGGCCAGGAGCGGATGAAGCTGCGTGACATCCTCGGTGTCCTGCGCAACTCCTACTGCCGCACCGTCGGCATCGAGTACACGCACATCCTCGACCCCGAGGAGCGCCGCTGGATCCAGGACCGCGTCGAGATCCCGCACGAGAAGCCGGACCCCGCCGTCCAGAAGTACGTGCTCTCGAAGCTCAACGCCGCCGAGGCGTTCGAGACCTTCCTGCAGACCAAGTACGTCGGCCAGAAGCGGTTCTCCCTCGAAGGCGGCGAGACCGCGATCCCGCTGCTGGACACACTGCTGGACAAGGCCGCCGAGCACGAACTCGACGAGGTCGTCATCGGCATGCCGCACCGCGGCCGCCTGAACGTGCTCGCGAACATCGTCGGCAAGCCGATCGCGCAGATCTTCCAGGAGTTCGAGGGCAACCTCGACCCCGGCCAGGCGCACGGTTCCGGTGACGTGAAGTACCACCTCGGCGCCGAGGGCAAGTACTTCCGCATGTTCGGCGACGGCGAGACCAAGGTGTCGCTGACCGCGAACCCGTCGCACCTGGAGACCGTCGACCCGGTCCTCGAGGGCATCGTCCGCGCCAAGCAGGACATCCTCGACAAGGGTGGCGAGGGCTTCACCGTCCTCCCCGTCCTCATGCACGGCGACGCGGCCTTCGCGGGCCAGGGTGTCGTGGCCGAGACCCTGAACCTGGCGCTGCTGCGCGGCTACCGCACCGGCGGCACCGTGCACGTCATCGTCAACAACCAGGTCGGCTTCACCACCGCGCCCGAGCACTCGCGTTCGAGCGAGTACGCCACCGACGTCGCGAAGATGATCGGCTCGCCGATCTTCCACGTGAACGGCGACGACCCCGAAGCGGCGCACTGGGTGGCCAAGCTGGCCGTCGAGTACCGCCAGGCGTTCCACAAGGACGTCGTGATCGACCTGATCTGCTACCGCCGTCGCGGTCACAACGAGGGCGACGACCCTTCGATGACCCAGCCGGCGATGTACGACATCATCGACACGAAGCGTTCGGTCCGGAAGACCTACACCGAATCGCTGATCGGCCGCGGCGACATCTCCGTCGAAGAGGCCGAGGCCGCGTTGCGCGACTTCTCCAGCCAGCTGGAGCACGTGTTCAACGAGGTCCGCGAGCTGGAGAAGCACGCGGCGAAGGCCAGCCCCTCGGTCGAAGAGGAGCAGCAGGTCCCCGCCAAGGTGCCCACGGCGACCACCTCCGAGGTCATCGAGCACATCGGCGACGCGTTCCTCAACGTCCCCGAGGGCTTCACCCCGCACCCGCGGGTCAAGCCGGTCATGGAACGCCGCCACAAGATGTCCCGCGAAGGCGGCATCGACTGGGCCTTCGGTGAGCTGCTCGCCTTCGGTTCGCTGGCCATGGAAGGACGCCTCGTGCGGCTGTCCGGCCAGGACTCCCGCCGCGGCACCTTCACCCAGCGCCACTCGGTGCTGATCGACCGCAAGAACGGCCAGGAGTACTCGCCGCTGGCCAGCCTGGCCGACGGCCAGGGCCGCGTGATGATCTACGACTCGGCGCTGTCCGAGTACGCGGCGGTCGGCTTCGAATACGGCTACTCCGTGGCCAACTCCGAAGCGCTGGTCATGTGGGAAGCACAGTTCGGTGACTTCGTCAACGGCGCGCAGACCGTCATCGACGAGTACATCTCCTCCGGCGAAGCCAAGTGGGGCCAGCTCTCCGACGTCGTGCTGCTGCTGCCGCACGGTCACGAAGGCCAGGGACCGGACCACACCTCCGGCCGCATTGAGCGCTTCCTCTCCCTGTGCGCCGAAGGCTCCATGACCGTCTCGGTCCCGTCGACCCCGGCGAACTACTTCCACCTGCTCCGCCGTCACGCCCTCGACGGAGTCAACCGCCCGCTGGTGGTCTTCACCCCCAAGTCGATGCTGCGCAACAAGGCCGCGACTTCCCAGGTCGAGGACTTCACCGGCCAGACGAAGTTCATGTCGGTCATCGACGACGCCGTGGTCGACCCGTCGAAGGTGCGCAAAGTCCTGCTGACCTCGGGCAAGCTCTACTGGGAGCTGGTGGCCGAGCGGACGAAGCGCGAGGCGAACGACATCGCGATCGTCCGGGTCGAGCAGTACTACCCGCTGCCGAAGAAGAAGCTGCTGGCGGCGCTCGAGCGCTACAACGGCGCTCCCGCGGTCTGGGTCCAGGAGGAGCCGGAGAACCAGGGTGCGTGGCCGTTCTTCGGCCTGAACCTGCCGCGGAAGCTCCCGGAGG
This window encodes:
- a CDS encoding ABC transporter ATP-binding protein — translated: MTTAPPRPRQASPARETTSAPAGGWIRRLAASCWKHPWLVVLSLGAAIIGVGLQAAGPLLIREALDSAVAGDTSNLGLLATVMAVLQVLTFGNAFARRYVGGRLALDVQHDLRRQVFNAVSRLDGGKQDALRTGQVASRAISDLQLVTSVLMQVPLSAGSVIFALLSLGAMLWMSPTLTLIAMVVAPAIAIIMAVSRKRLFPATWAAQQRAADVAQQVEETVTGVRVVKGFGQEAREVAKLEKTAKKLFAERMRAARLSSLPTATTAALPAAGQVAVLAVGGVLALKGEVSLGTFLAFATYLSILIGPARMISSLVVQAQLTRAGAERVNELIDAQPDVVDSPDARPLPEGPLGVRLEDVSFGYTRSDPVLDGLTLEALPGETLALVGTAGSGKSTISLLLPRFYDVHSGSVQVGELDVRDVRQHDLRSVIGVVFEEAFLFSSSVRDNIAYGRPDASDEEIRAAARAAEADEFIQRLPQGYETLVGERGLTLSGGQRQRLGLARALMTDPRVLVLDDATSAIDTVTEAAIHDTLRSVTASRTTLLIAHRRSTLALADRIAVLDKGRVVDVGTEEELLARCPLFRELVAGPGDDVEEPHRCEGLDCGPAGITPALWPEQDKADELAGERKDTGGEWDVNLPPSEELIEGVRKLPPATDVPRLPGTDVTAPEPKFRLGRLLKPVRGPLAVVIGLVAADALATIAMPALYQHGIDNGVRAGAEAVIWLAAGIGALVILADWLVVYLQTKMTARVGETVLYSLRVRSYAHLQRLGLDFYERELSGKIMTRMTTDVDALSTFLQTGVAQAVVSALTLVGIAAALMITDIGLAAYALAVLPILVVATVIFRRASSKAYTEARERVSVVNADMQENVNGLRVAQAYTREERTAEKFASRSDEYRRSRLRAQRLVATYFPFAAMLSGLAEVVVLIVGANRVAAGTLSAGVLVAFLLYLGQFFSPIQQLSSVFDGYQQARVGLSRIGDLLRTPTSVPEAEKPVAVPERLRGEVSFKDVDFAYTATDEPALTQLSLEVAPGETVALVGATGAGKSTAVKLVARFYDATGGVVRIDGTDIREYDLAALRTRMGVVPQEAHLFSGTVADNVRYGRPSATDAEVEEAVRSVGALDGVAALPAGFHQPVGERGRSLSAGQRQLVALARAELVDPDVLLLDEATAALDPSTEAAVLRATEQLSRRRTTFVVAHRLATAAKADRIVVLDHGRIIEQGTHAELVAAGGHYARLWSLG
- a CDS encoding DUF4291 domain-containing protein; its protein translation is MKEEIPARQIRAVHTETTIRVYQAYSAAIADAALKAGTFVPPFKRERMTWIKPSFLWMAYRCGWAAKPGQERVLALDITREGFAWALGHAALSHYDRDVHPDQKAWRNEVKTSPVRIQWDPERSVRLGPLKHRSLQMGLSGEAVDRYVDKWITAVTDVTPVMREIGALVAANRIEDAEALLPAERPYPG
- a CDS encoding multifunctional oxoglutarate decarboxylase/oxoglutarate dehydrogenase thiamine pyrophosphate-binding subunit/dihydrolipoyllysine-residue succinyltransferase subunit; the encoded protein is MSSSSPASQFGPNEWVVEEMYDQFLADPTSVDAAWHDFFADFKPTQDAQTKADDARQTSAETVKEGAGANGQAAKPTPQTVRNAESTAKQTAPAKAAPKAAAKPAPKAAAPKVAEKAPAKAAEKDAEPESKQLRGAAAAIAKNMDASLSVPTATSVRAVPAKLMADNRIVINNHLKRTRGGKISFTHLIGYAMVRALKNFPNMNRHYQLIDGKPFAITPEHVNFGLAIDMKGKEGSRTLVVASIKATENMTFMQFWQAYEEIVKKARNGKLTADDFAGTTISLTNPGGIGTNHSVPRLQAGQGAIIGVGAMQYPAHFEGTSEKALVDLGVSKIMTLTSTYDHRIIQGAESGEFLKRIHELLLGEEGFYDDVFTSLRLPYEPIRWVADIPDGPVDKTARVIELIDAFRMRGHLMADTDPLNYRQRSHADLDVLSHGLTLWDLDREFPVGGFAGQERMKLRDILGVLRNSYCRTVGIEYTHILDPEERRWIQDRVEIPHEKPDPAVQKYVLSKLNAAEAFETFLQTKYVGQKRFSLEGGETAIPLLDTLLDKAAEHELDEVVIGMPHRGRLNVLANIVGKPIAQIFQEFEGNLDPGQAHGSGDVKYHLGAEGKYFRMFGDGETKVSLTANPSHLETVDPVLEGIVRAKQDILDKGGEGFTVLPVLMHGDAAFAGQGVVAETLNLALLRGYRTGGTVHVIVNNQVGFTTAPEHSRSSEYATDVAKMIGSPIFHVNGDDPEAAHWVAKLAVEYRQAFHKDVVIDLICYRRRGHNEGDDPSMTQPAMYDIIDTKRSVRKTYTESLIGRGDISVEEAEAALRDFSSQLEHVFNEVRELEKHAAKASPSVEEEQQVPAKVPTATTSEVIEHIGDAFLNVPEGFTPHPRVKPVMERRHKMSREGGIDWAFGELLAFGSLAMEGRLVRLSGQDSRRGTFTQRHSVLIDRKNGQEYSPLASLADGQGRVMIYDSALSEYAAVGFEYGYSVANSEALVMWEAQFGDFVNGAQTVIDEYISSGEAKWGQLSDVVLLLPHGHEGQGPDHTSGRIERFLSLCAEGSMTVSVPSTPANYFHLLRRHALDGVNRPLVVFTPKSMLRNKAATSQVEDFTGQTKFMSVIDDAVVDPSKVRKVLLTSGKLYWELVAERTKREANDIAIVRVEQYYPLPKKKLLAALERYNGAPAVWVQEEPENQGAWPFFGLNLPRKLPEVFSSLDVVSRRPMAAPSAGSSKVHEVEQKALIARAFD